Proteins co-encoded in one Kutzneria chonburiensis genomic window:
- the rpsT gene encoding 30S ribosomal protein S20 encodes MANIKSQQKRIKTNEAARLRNKAVKSSVKTAIRKVREAVAAGDKDKALELARAASRSLDKAASKGVIHANQAANKKSALALAVNKVG; translated from the coding sequence GTGGCGAACATCAAGTCGCAGCAGAAGCGGATCAAGACCAACGAGGCCGCCCGCCTGCGCAACAAGGCGGTCAAGTCCAGCGTCAAGACCGCCATCCGCAAGGTCCGCGAGGCCGTCGCCGCCGGCGACAAGGACAAGGCCCTCGAGCTGGCCCGTGCCGCCTCTCGCAGCCTGGACAAGGCCGCCAGCAAGGGCGTCATCCACGCCAACCAGGCGGCCAACAAGAAGTCCGCGCTCGCGCTGGCCGTGAACAAGGTCGGCTGA
- a CDS encoding glycoside hydrolase family 3 N-terminal domain-containing protein gives MARIRPGLRAALAMTAVVALTTALAQSSSQASPSGPTGSDDYGRPIYLNPAIPTQYRVNDLLRRMTLAEKVGQMAQIRVGKLRGDCNNANGPLVASCEQQVLVDAHVGSILSGGGDYPVDNTAKGWAQVTNGIQHYALDNNRLKIPVLYGADGVHGDNNLVTATMFPQQIGVGATWDTALAEKMGESTSATMRATGVFWDFAPVSDISRDTRWGRYYETLSEDPTLAGALAGSLVKGLQSYNGKGATAKLAATAKHFAGYSAPINGHDRVPAQIPVRELQDVFLPAFQPQIDAGVLTAMANSGAVNGIPVHASKFMLTTELRQRMGFSGVTVSDWSDMASLVTKYHAAPDYPTAIAMSVNAGVDMAMEPSNAAGYTQALTDDVHNGLISQHRIDEAVSRILKLKFDLGLFDKPFVDENAADGVVNGAGTDLARQAATESTVLLRNDNKTLPLSTGVHKIVVAGDSADNPAQQFGGWTVNWQGVTPGGPTPPVVTPVQGIKEAVPGANVVAAADQPTAVAQAADADAVVVVLGEKAGAEGPNDSENPALTAAQQSLVDSLKATGKPVVVVLMTGRPLVLGSVATAPTLLQTWLPGSEGGHALADILFGKANPSGKLAVSWPKTLGDIPMSYDQLPGTNGGPSSNYDPLFPFGFGLSYTTFSTATPTVSATTVRGDGKETVSVAVTNTGAVAGSTVVPVYVHQPVSPVLVPDKRLVGFTRVDLKPGETKTVQVTFNVSQLGVTTGDVDAAGRREVEKGAYAVVVGTAQAPFTVR, from the coding sequence GTGGCCCGAATCCGCCCCGGTTTGCGCGCCGCCCTCGCGATGACCGCCGTCGTCGCCCTGACCACGGCGCTGGCCCAGTCCAGCAGCCAGGCGTCACCCAGCGGACCGACCGGCTCCGACGACTACGGCAGACCCATCTACCTCAACCCCGCGATCCCCACCCAGTACCGGGTCAACGACCTGCTGCGCCGGATGACGCTGGCCGAGAAGGTCGGCCAGATGGCGCAGATCCGGGTGGGCAAGCTGCGCGGCGACTGCAACAACGCCAACGGCCCGCTGGTCGCCTCGTGCGAGCAGCAGGTGCTGGTGGACGCGCACGTCGGCTCGATCCTGTCCGGCGGCGGCGACTACCCGGTGGACAACACCGCCAAGGGCTGGGCCCAGGTCACCAACGGCATCCAGCACTACGCGCTCGACAACAACCGGCTCAAGATCCCCGTGCTGTACGGGGCCGACGGCGTGCACGGCGACAACAACCTCGTGACCGCGACGATGTTCCCGCAGCAGATCGGCGTCGGCGCCACCTGGGACACCGCGCTGGCCGAGAAGATGGGCGAGTCCACCTCGGCGACCATGCGGGCCACCGGCGTGTTCTGGGACTTCGCGCCGGTCTCCGACATCTCCCGCGACACCCGCTGGGGCCGCTACTACGAGACGCTGAGCGAGGACCCGACGCTGGCCGGTGCGCTGGCCGGGTCGCTGGTCAAGGGCCTCCAGTCGTACAACGGCAAGGGCGCGACGGCCAAGCTGGCCGCGACCGCCAAGCACTTCGCCGGCTACTCGGCCCCGATCAACGGCCACGACCGGGTGCCGGCCCAGATTCCCGTGCGTGAGCTCCAGGACGTGTTCCTGCCGGCCTTCCAGCCGCAGATCGACGCGGGCGTGCTGACCGCCATGGCCAACTCCGGCGCGGTCAACGGCATCCCCGTGCACGCGTCGAAGTTCATGCTCACCACCGAACTGCGCCAGCGCATGGGCTTCAGCGGCGTGACCGTCAGCGACTGGTCCGACATGGCCAGCCTGGTCACCAAGTACCACGCCGCACCGGACTACCCGACCGCCATCGCGATGAGCGTGAACGCCGGTGTGGACATGGCGATGGAGCCGTCCAACGCGGCCGGCTACACCCAGGCGCTGACCGACGACGTCCACAACGGACTGATCAGCCAGCACCGGATCGACGAGGCCGTGAGCCGGATCCTCAAGCTCAAGTTCGACCTGGGCCTGTTCGACAAGCCGTTCGTCGACGAGAACGCGGCCGACGGCGTCGTCAACGGGGCCGGCACCGACCTGGCCCGGCAGGCCGCCACCGAGTCGACCGTGTTGCTGCGCAACGACAACAAGACGCTGCCGCTGTCCACCGGCGTGCACAAGATCGTGGTCGCCGGCGACAGCGCCGACAACCCGGCCCAGCAGTTCGGCGGCTGGACCGTGAACTGGCAGGGCGTCACCCCGGGCGGTCCGACGCCGCCGGTCGTCACGCCGGTGCAGGGCATCAAGGAGGCCGTGCCGGGGGCGAACGTGGTCGCGGCGGCCGACCAGCCGACCGCCGTCGCGCAGGCCGCCGACGCCGATGCCGTCGTGGTGGTGCTGGGTGAGAAGGCCGGCGCCGAAGGCCCCAACGACAGTGAGAACCCGGCGCTGACCGCCGCCCAGCAGTCCCTGGTGGACTCGCTCAAGGCGACCGGCAAGCCGGTGGTGGTCGTGCTGATGACCGGCCGTCCGCTGGTCTTGGGCTCCGTGGCCACCGCGCCGACGCTGCTCCAGACCTGGCTGCCCGGCTCCGAAGGCGGGCACGCGCTGGCCGACATCCTGTTCGGCAAGGCCAACCCCAGCGGCAAACTGGCCGTCTCCTGGCCCAAGACCCTCGGCGACATCCCGATGTCCTACGACCAGCTGCCCGGCACCAACGGCGGCCCCAGCTCCAACTACGACCCGCTGTTCCCGTTCGGCTTCGGCCTGTCGTACACGACCTTCAGCACCGCCACCCCGACCGTGAGCGCCACCACCGTGCGGGGCGACGGCAAGGAGACGGTGTCGGTCGCGGTGACCAACACCGGCGCGGTCGCCGGCAGCACGGTCGTGCCGGTGTACGTGCACCAGCCGGTCAGCCCGGTGCTCGTGCCGGACAAGCGGCTGGTCGGCTTCACCCGCGTCGACCTCAAGCCCGGCGAGACCAAGACCGTGCAGGTCACGTTCAACGTCAGCCAGCTGGGCGTGACCACCGGCGACGTGGACGCGGCCGGCCGGCGCGAGGTCGAGAAGGGTGCGTATGCCGTGGTCGTGGGCACTGCGCAGGCGCCGTTCACGGTGCGTTAG
- a CDS encoding peptide-N4-asparagine amidase produces MRRYLTALLVAVAALGVVTAAPASAADRVVTDYQDPLTALPPVSRPPTPHCTVTAMQHVFANSYGQPYVGTLTPPAECAGPWTKVVLSWTGKSQGRQYDRLAGLWIGGAEVLRTSTPEPDPSGITWSFDRDITEFSPLLHQPQPFVVDLGNVVNDTYTGPYDITVTVSYYQADRAHPAPRQADTVLPLAADASKPGWRDLSAGQSYDAQVTVPANTAKLTAEIYARGGGCEEFWWSNVPDSLVQANPSAGLCGGGAYREVEVTVDGKPAGVVSPYSVIYTGGVAPMLWRPITAIDSIVTLPYTIDLSPFIGLLTDGKPHTVRLIPPKGIVDLWTLGANLFATTDPHVQRVTGTLLQDNVPDADVRTTTNGTGLDNKIVTHVQRTWRTAGVLRTSAGIVPVNSSGQWTFDNTTTLADSAAHQITDQRVLGDYGASGFDFSLKADVTQNIVNDNNYRIDATVHQGRRLWTVGGGAPQLSVDEIDTSGGFGRTNGVLSYADGQSSERWSGLADTGRFYSRDIDTAHGYVTRDVHYG; encoded by the coding sequence GTGCGCCGATATCTCACCGCTCTGCTCGTCGCCGTTGCCGCGCTCGGCGTCGTGACGGCCGCGCCCGCGAGCGCCGCCGATCGCGTCGTCACCGACTACCAGGATCCGCTGACCGCGCTGCCGCCGGTCAGCAGACCGCCGACCCCGCACTGCACGGTCACGGCCATGCAGCACGTGTTCGCCAACTCCTACGGCCAGCCCTACGTCGGCACCCTCACGCCGCCGGCCGAATGCGCCGGGCCGTGGACCAAGGTGGTGCTGAGCTGGACCGGCAAGAGCCAGGGCCGCCAGTACGACCGGCTGGCCGGGCTGTGGATCGGCGGCGCCGAGGTGCTGCGGACCTCGACCCCGGAGCCGGACCCGTCCGGCATCACGTGGAGCTTCGACCGCGACATCACGGAGTTCTCGCCGCTGCTGCACCAGCCGCAGCCGTTCGTGGTCGACCTGGGCAACGTCGTCAACGACACCTACACCGGGCCGTACGACATCACCGTCACGGTCAGCTACTACCAGGCCGACCGGGCCCATCCCGCGCCGCGGCAGGCCGACACCGTGCTGCCGCTGGCCGCCGACGCGTCGAAGCCGGGCTGGCGGGACCTGTCGGCCGGGCAGAGCTACGACGCCCAGGTGACCGTGCCGGCCAACACCGCGAAGCTGACCGCCGAGATCTACGCGCGGGGCGGCGGCTGCGAGGAGTTCTGGTGGTCCAACGTGCCGGACTCGCTGGTGCAGGCCAATCCGTCGGCCGGGCTGTGCGGCGGCGGGGCCTACCGCGAGGTCGAGGTGACGGTCGACGGCAAACCGGCCGGCGTGGTGTCGCCGTACTCGGTGATCTACACCGGCGGCGTCGCGCCGATGCTGTGGCGGCCGATCACCGCCATCGACTCGATCGTCACGCTGCCGTACACGATCGACCTGAGCCCGTTCATCGGCCTGCTGACCGACGGCAAGCCGCACACCGTGCGGCTGATCCCGCCGAAGGGCATCGTCGACCTGTGGACGCTGGGCGCGAACCTGTTCGCCACCACCGATCCGCACGTCCAGCGGGTCACCGGCACCCTGTTGCAGGACAACGTGCCCGATGCTGACGTGCGGACCACGACCAACGGCACCGGGCTGGACAACAAGATCGTCACGCACGTTCAGCGAACCTGGCGCACCGCGGGCGTGCTGCGCACGTCGGCCGGCATCGTGCCGGTGAACTCGTCCGGGCAGTGGACGTTCGACAACACCACCACCCTGGCCGACTCGGCCGCCCACCAGATCACCGACCAGCGGGTGCTCGGCGACTACGGGGCCAGCGGCTTCGACTTCTCACTCAAGGCCGATGTCACCCAGAACATCGTGAACGACAACAACTATCGCATCGACGCGACCGTCCACCAGGGCCGTCGTTTGTGGACGGTCGGCGGCGGCGCACCGCAGCTGAGCGTCGACGAGATCGACACCAGCGGCGGTTTCGGGCGTACCAACGGCGTGCTGAGCTACGCCGACGGGCAGTCGAGCGAGCGCTGGAGCGGGCTGGCCGACACCGGCCGGTTCTACTCCCGCGACATCGACACCGCCCACGGCTACGTCACCCGGGACGTGCACTACGGCTGA
- a CDS encoding SPFH domain-containing protein, producing the protein MSEIPTPDPTITERPANRMPGGFALLLALVLLIGGVAATGTTQQFGWLAVSVVGLIMFRGLFVLPPGVAAVIQFFGRYTGTVRTPGLHFVNPLSNRQRVSVRIRNHETAAAKVNDAEGNPIEMAVVVVWQIEDTARAVFEVDDFVRFVGIQTDTAVRHIATSYPYDNHAEDDRLSLRENAEEITGKLSAEIAERVRSAGVRVIESRLTHLAYAPEIAGAMLQRQQAGAVVAARQRIVEGAVGMVELALARLAERDVVELDEERKAAMVSNLLVVLCGDRATQPVVNAGSLY; encoded by the coding sequence ATGAGCGAGATCCCGACGCCGGATCCGACGATCACCGAACGACCGGCGAACCGGATGCCCGGTGGGTTCGCGCTGTTGCTGGCACTGGTGCTGCTGATCGGCGGCGTCGCCGCGACGGGGACCACCCAGCAGTTCGGATGGCTGGCGGTCTCCGTGGTCGGCCTGATCATGTTCCGCGGCCTGTTCGTGCTGCCCCCGGGCGTGGCCGCGGTGATCCAGTTCTTCGGCCGCTACACCGGCACCGTGCGCACGCCCGGCCTGCACTTCGTGAACCCGCTGAGCAACCGGCAGCGGGTGTCGGTGCGGATCCGCAACCACGAGACCGCGGCGGCCAAGGTCAACGACGCCGAGGGCAACCCGATCGAGATGGCCGTGGTCGTGGTCTGGCAGATCGAGGACACCGCCCGGGCCGTGTTCGAGGTCGACGACTTCGTGCGCTTCGTCGGCATCCAGACCGACACCGCGGTGCGGCACATCGCCACCAGCTACCCGTACGACAACCACGCCGAGGACGACCGGCTGTCGCTGCGGGAGAACGCCGAGGAGATCACCGGCAAGCTGTCGGCCGAGATCGCCGAGCGGGTCCGGTCGGCCGGCGTGCGGGTCATCGAGTCCCGCCTGACGCACCTGGCCTACGCGCCGGAGATCGCCGGCGCGATGCTCCAGCGCCAGCAGGCCGGCGCGGTCGTCGCGGCCCGGCAGCGCATCGTCGAGGGCGCGGTCGGCATGGTCGAGCTGGCCCTGGCCCGGCTGGCCGAGCGGGACGTCGTCGAGCTGGACGAGGAGCGCAAGGCGGCCATGGTCAGCAACCTGCTCGTGGTGCTGTGCGGCGACCGCGCCACCCAGCCCGTCGTCAACGCCGGCAGCCTCTACTGA
- a CDS encoding ABC transporter ATP-binding protein, translating to MWISGLRKQFNATVAVDDVHLVVPRGSFFGLVGPNGAGKTTSLSMAVGLLRPDAGSVRIFGVDVWESPERAKSLVGVLPDGMALPERLTGRELLTYTGLLRGLDPATVAERANELLGVLELLDAERTLVIDYSAGMRKKIGLATALLHAPKLLVLDEPFEAVDPVSASTIRTILQRFVASGGAVVLSSHVMELVEKLCDHVAVITRGRVVASGPVDQVRGGQSLEQAFVHLVGGRTGGGEGLSWLAS from the coding sequence CTGTGGATCAGCGGGTTGCGCAAGCAGTTCAACGCCACGGTCGCGGTGGACGACGTGCACCTGGTGGTGCCGAGAGGGTCGTTCTTCGGGCTGGTCGGTCCGAACGGCGCCGGCAAGACGACCTCGCTGTCCATGGCGGTCGGCCTGCTGCGGCCGGACGCCGGCAGCGTGCGCATCTTCGGCGTCGACGTGTGGGAGTCGCCGGAGCGGGCCAAGTCCCTGGTCGGCGTGCTGCCGGACGGCATGGCCCTGCCCGAGCGGCTGACCGGGCGTGAGCTGCTCACGTACACCGGGCTGCTGCGCGGCCTCGACCCGGCGACCGTTGCCGAGCGGGCCAACGAGCTGCTGGGCGTGCTCGAGCTGCTGGACGCCGAGCGCACGCTGGTGATCGACTACTCGGCCGGTATGCGCAAGAAGATCGGCCTGGCCACGGCGCTGCTGCACGCCCCCAAGCTGCTCGTGCTGGACGAGCCGTTCGAGGCCGTCGACCCGGTGTCGGCGTCCACCATCCGCACCATCCTCCAGCGGTTCGTCGCCTCCGGCGGCGCGGTCGTGCTGTCCAGCCACGTCATGGAGCTGGTGGAGAAGCTCTGCGACCACGTCGCCGTGATCACCCGCGGCCGGGTCGTGGCCAGCGGGCCGGTCGACCAGGTCCGCGGCGGCCAGTCGCTGGAGCAGGCGTTCGTGCACCTGGTCGGCGGCCGCACCGGCGGCGGGGAAGGGCTGTCGTGGTTGGCGTCCTGA